A region of Jonquetella anthropi DSM 22815 DNA encodes the following proteins:
- a CDS encoding pyruvate, water dikinase regulatory protein, whose protein sequence is MPLVVGLVSDSSGETAEAMLRAALAQFPGLDVAVVPFRQVQTAEKVRDAVHKASESSAKLIVSTLVKDDVRLALLDAANEAGIPAVHLLQPLLGALEQVSGAHPIQSPGTLRKVDESYFRRVKAMEYTIACDDGRSPQLLPQADIVLFGVSRAGKTPLSLFLANKGISVANVPLLPGVEPDERVWNVPVEKRVGLLISASRLREIRSQRLVLLGLDPQRAAYASLERITEELTNAKVLMEKLKCRIYDSTDRPVELLAQEIMFDLHLAEPSFF, encoded by the coding sequence ATGCCGCTGGTCGTCGGTCTCGTCTCGGACTCATCGGGCGAAACCGCGGAAGCCATGCTTCGGGCGGCTCTGGCCCAGTTCCCCGGCCTCGACGTCGCCGTCGTGCCGTTTCGGCAGGTTCAGACCGCCGAAAAAGTGCGGGACGCGGTTCATAAAGCGTCCGAATCGTCCGCCAAGCTCATCGTCTCCACGCTCGTAAAAGACGACGTGCGTCTGGCCCTGCTCGACGCCGCGAACGAGGCCGGCATTCCGGCCGTTCACCTGCTCCAGCCCCTCTTGGGCGCGCTCGAACAGGTCAGCGGCGCCCACCCGATTCAAAGCCCGGGAACGCTCCGCAAAGTCGACGAATCCTACTTCAGGCGGGTCAAAGCCATGGAGTACACCATCGCCTGCGACGACGGCCGTTCGCCTCAGCTGCTGCCGCAGGCCGACATCGTCCTCTTCGGAGTCTCCCGAGCCGGCAAAACGCCCCTGTCCCTGTTCTTGGCCAACAAAGGGATCTCGGTGGCCAACGTGCCCCTTTTGCCCGGCGTCGAACCGGACGAACGGGTCTGGAACGTGCCGGTCGAAAAGCGGGTCGGCCTGCTCATATCAGCCTCGCGGCTTCGGGAAATTCGATCTCAGCGGCTCGTCCTGCTGGGCCTCGATCCCCAGCGCGCCGCCTATGCGTCCTTAGAGCGAATCACCGAAGAGCTGACAAACGCCAAAGTCCTTATGGAAAAACTCAAGTGCCGCATCTATGACAGCACAGACCGGCCGGTGGAGCTTCTGGCTCAGGAAATCATGTTCGACCTCCATCTCGCCGAGCCGTCCTTCTTTTGA
- the rbr gene encoding rubrerythrin: MRDLKELKGTKTEQNLRTAFAGESQAHAKYTYYASKARKDGYVQIAELFEETSGNELEHAKIWFKLLHEGNEVPETATNLSDAAAGEHYEWTDMYDTMAKEAREEGFTQIAALFEGVGKIEKAHEARYLKLLERVKDGIVFSRDQDMLWKCGNCGHLVIGKQAPKICPVCKHPQAYFRVEVQNY, from the coding sequence GTGAGAGACCTGAAAGAACTGAAAGGCACCAAGACGGAACAGAACCTTCGGACCGCGTTCGCCGGCGAGAGCCAGGCACACGCCAAGTACACCTACTACGCGAGCAAGGCGCGCAAAGACGGATACGTGCAGATCGCCGAACTGTTCGAGGAAACCTCCGGCAACGAGCTGGAGCACGCCAAGATTTGGTTCAAGCTGCTTCACGAGGGCAACGAAGTGCCTGAGACCGCGACCAACCTGAGTGACGCCGCTGCCGGCGAGCACTACGAGTGGACCGACATGTACGACACCATGGCCAAGGAAGCCCGCGAAGAAGGCTTCACCCAAATCGCCGCGCTGTTCGAGGGCGTCGGCAAGATCGAAAAGGCTCACGAAGCCCGCTACCTCAAACTGCTTGAGCGCGTCAAAGACGGCATCGTCTTCTCCCGCGACCAAGACATGCTTTGGAAGTGCGGCAACTGCGGCCATCTGGTCATCGGCAAACAGGCTCCCAAGATCTGCCCGGTCTGCAAACATCCTCAGGCGTACTTCCGCGTCGAAGTCCAGAACTACTAG
- the era gene encoding GTPase Era produces MNKPFKSGVAALAGRPNVGKSSLVNRLLDFRLSVVTPKPQTTRDAILGLYNDEDCQIVFVDTPGVHEPEHRLGERLVDRALEALDEADVILYVVTIDDRPFWSENRTIIGRLKETKTPVILCVNKVDLPGSREKILPVISLFQKELDIRDAIPVSARDGTHRELLLQTVKSYLPEGVPLYPDDQVTDRPERFLAAEIIRGKAMEMTEEEVPHSLAVEIDEYKSPDEYPDRTDLLIRATVYVERPGQRAILLGTGGRMIRAVGSAARKELERLTGHKVFLDLWVKVSQDWRDSERELRRLGYGE; encoded by the coding sequence GTGAATAAGCCGTTTAAATCCGGCGTCGCCGCGCTGGCCGGCCGGCCCAACGTGGGCAAGTCATCGCTGGTCAACCGACTGTTGGACTTCCGGCTCTCGGTCGTCACGCCCAAGCCTCAGACCACCAGAGACGCCATTCTCGGTCTGTACAACGACGAGGACTGTCAGATCGTTTTCGTCGACACGCCGGGAGTTCACGAGCCGGAGCATCGGCTGGGCGAGCGGCTCGTCGACCGGGCGCTCGAAGCGCTGGACGAGGCGGACGTCATCTTGTACGTGGTGACGATCGACGATCGGCCGTTCTGGTCCGAGAACAGGACGATCATCGGCCGCCTGAAAGAGACAAAAACGCCGGTTATTCTGTGCGTCAACAAAGTTGACCTGCCGGGTTCCCGTGAAAAAATACTGCCGGTCATCAGCCTGTTTCAGAAAGAGCTGGACATCCGGGACGCCATTCCCGTGTCGGCCAGAGACGGCACTCACCGGGAACTTTTGCTCCAGACCGTCAAATCGTACCTTCCTGAGGGGGTTCCTCTGTATCCGGACGATCAGGTGACCGACCGGCCGGAGCGCTTTCTCGCCGCGGAAATTATCCGAGGCAAGGCCATGGAGATGACCGAAGAGGAAGTCCCTCACAGCTTGGCGGTCGAAATTGACGAGTACAAGTCTCCGGACGAATACCCGGACCGGACGGATCTGCTGATCCGAGCCACAGTCTACGTTGAGCGTCCGGGGCAGCGGGCCATTCTGTTGGGCACCGGAGGCAGAATGATTCGGGCCGTCGGCTCGGCCGCGCGGAAGGAACTGGAGCGCCTCACCGGCCATAAAGTGTTTCTCGACCTGTGGGTCAAAGTCAGTCAGGACTGGCGCGACTCAGAAAGGGAACTCCGACGGCTGGGCTACGGGGAGTAA
- a CDS encoding pyridoxamine 5'-phosphate oxidase family protein, whose protein sequence is MMRRKDREVLSKEWMEDVIREALYMELAMSDDGEPYVIPLNYGYSDGRFYVHGAMAGRKVDALRKNPRVAFNVLSGVQIVPRPRKPGKLWCVYRSVCGTGTVRFLTDLEEKRRAVAVLKDHYSDGNVDYMSRDEAMKKVVNVFVVDVEEMTGKTKGYPNPSNPAAPLFEEPGQRAGAPLEGSEQ, encoded by the coding sequence ATGATGAGGCGAAAGGACCGGGAAGTTCTGTCAAAAGAGTGGATGGAAGATGTCATTCGCGAGGCGCTCTACATGGAACTGGCGATGTCAGACGACGGCGAGCCGTATGTCATTCCGCTGAACTACGGCTACAGCGACGGCCGTTTTTACGTCCACGGGGCGATGGCCGGACGGAAGGTTGACGCGCTGCGTAAAAACCCGCGCGTGGCCTTTAACGTCCTCAGCGGGGTTCAGATCGTGCCCCGCCCGCGCAAGCCGGGTAAGCTGTGGTGCGTTTACCGCAGCGTCTGCGGCACCGGGACGGTCCGTTTCCTGACCGACTTGGAAGAAAAACGCCGCGCGGTCGCCGTTTTAAAAGACCATTACAGCGACGGCAACGTTGACTATATGAGCCGGGACGAAGCGATGAAAAAAGTGGTGAACGTCTTTGTCGTTGATGTGGAAGAGATGACGGGAAAAACGAAAGGCTACCCCAACCCGAGCAACCCCGCCGCGCCGCTATTTGAAGAGCCGGGGCAGCGCGCAGGCGCGCCCTTGGAAGGCTCAGAACAGTGA
- a CDS encoding transglycosylase domain-containing protein, translated as MAVAVAAVGGAVLVYNLSKDLPSDDEILSYRANESSAVYDRNGKLITTLFIEDRQPVKLKDVSRAMVMSILAAEDSDFYSHKGIRPLAIFRSLATGEKGQGASTITQQLARNLFLSSEKTMTRKIKEAILTLRMERLFTKDSLLETYLNAIYFGHGAWGIASAARMYFDTTADKLTLSQASVLAGLVAAPERYSPFKSLERSKVRQGYVLGRLVQLGWVTPEEADAAKKEPLKLSSVHEKSAEQHYEAAPYFVTHILFSQLLPTYGTDQVYKSGMRIFTTLDLDLQRAAEAAMAKLKPEGALVALDPRTGEVLAMVGGKDFSKTKFNRATQAFRPCGSAFKAFVYTAALQAGFRPNDHILDEPITISLPHQYPRVWTPHNFSREYAGEETLFNALAHSHNTPAVRLTCLVGANSVVDLARSLGITSPHLIPTLSVGLGVSAVTPLEMAEAFGTLGNKGVRATPYFVSQIRANDGKLIYSATPKTTQAISPQLADMARSLLETVMLFGTAGGGRVPGWASFGKTGTTNDYSDAWFCGGLPNLVCVVYAGNDNYTSLGRQATGGHVALPIWKAFMTEAAKILNLPKSFGPAASGLKLARLSRSTGFLAGDGAAVTLLMDANEIPSSRGPADGDLLSSSTDPNAPRLLLLPQDQELLTSLPQMPQQPIVTADEKTIEQTEALPVTVDKPKVETPKSIDERYEELLRQYGIKH; from the coding sequence TTGGCAGTTGCTGTCGCTGCGGTGGGCGGCGCCGTTCTGGTCTATAACTTGTCGAAGGATCTGCCTTCCGACGATGAGATTTTGAGTTACCGGGCGAACGAGTCGTCGGCGGTGTACGATCGGAACGGGAAGCTGATTACGACTCTGTTCATCGAGGATCGGCAGCCGGTGAAGCTGAAGGACGTTTCTCGGGCGATGGTGATGTCGATTCTGGCGGCGGAGGATTCGGATTTCTATTCTCATAAGGGGATCCGGCCTTTGGCGATTTTTCGCTCTCTGGCGACCGGCGAGAAGGGGCAGGGAGCGAGCACGATTACCCAGCAGCTGGCCCGGAATCTGTTCCTTTCTTCCGAGAAGACGATGACCCGCAAGATCAAGGAGGCTATTCTGACCTTGCGGATGGAGCGGCTGTTCACGAAGGATTCTCTGCTGGAGACGTACCTGAACGCGATTTACTTCGGCCACGGGGCGTGGGGCATTGCGTCGGCGGCGCGTATGTACTTCGATACGACGGCGGATAAGCTGACGTTGTCCCAAGCGTCGGTGCTGGCCGGTCTGGTGGCTGCGCCTGAGCGGTACTCGCCGTTTAAGAGCCTCGAGCGCTCGAAGGTGCGGCAAGGGTACGTTTTGGGCCGGCTGGTCCAGCTGGGCTGGGTGACGCCGGAGGAGGCCGATGCGGCGAAGAAGGAGCCGTTGAAGCTGTCGTCGGTTCATGAGAAGTCGGCGGAACAGCACTACGAGGCGGCGCCGTATTTTGTGACGCACATTCTGTTTTCCCAGCTTCTGCCGACGTACGGGACCGATCAGGTGTATAAGAGCGGGATGCGGATTTTCACGACGTTGGACTTGGACCTGCAGCGGGCCGCCGAGGCGGCGATGGCGAAGCTGAAGCCGGAGGGCGCGTTGGTGGCTCTCGATCCCCGGACCGGCGAGGTTCTGGCGATGGTGGGCGGGAAGGATTTTTCCAAGACGAAGTTCAACCGGGCTACGCAGGCGTTCCGGCCGTGCGGTTCGGCGTTTAAGGCGTTCGTTTATACGGCGGCACTGCAGGCGGGGTTCCGGCCGAACGATCATATTCTCGACGAGCCGATCACGATATCATTGCCCCATCAGTACCCTCGCGTGTGGACGCCGCACAACTTTTCGCGGGAGTACGCGGGCGAGGAGACGCTGTTCAACGCTCTGGCCCACTCTCACAATACGCCGGCGGTCCGGCTGACTTGTCTGGTGGGCGCGAACAGCGTGGTGGATTTGGCCCGCAGTCTGGGCATTACGTCGCCTCACCTGATCCCCACTCTGTCGGTCGGCCTGGGCGTTTCGGCTGTGACGCCGCTGGAGATGGCGGAGGCGTTCGGCACTTTGGGCAATAAGGGCGTTCGGGCGACGCCGTATTTCGTTTCTCAGATACGCGCCAACGACGGGAAGCTGATTTACTCGGCGACGCCGAAGACGACTCAGGCGATTTCTCCCCAGCTGGCCGATATGGCCCGCTCTCTTCTTGAGACGGTGATGCTCTTCGGGACGGCGGGCGGCGGGCGAGTGCCCGGCTGGGCGTCGTTCGGCAAGACGGGGACGACGAACGATTACAGCGACGCGTGGTTCTGCGGCGGGCTTCCTAATTTGGTCTGCGTGGTCTACGCGGGCAACGACAACTATACGTCTCTGGGCCGTCAGGCCACGGGCGGCCATGTGGCTCTGCCGATTTGGAAGGCGTTTATGACCGAGGCGGCGAAGATTCTCAATCTGCCAAAGTCGTTCGGTCCCGCGGCGTCGGGGCTGAAGCTGGCGCGGCTGTCCCGGTCGACGGGCTTTCTTGCCGGCGATGGGGCTGCGGTGACGCTGTTGATGGACGCGAACGAGATTCCTTCTTCCCGCGGGCCGGCGGACGGCGATCTGCTGTCCAGTTCGACGGATCCCAACGCTCCTCGGCTGCTTCTGCTGCCGCAGGATCAGGAGCTGTTGACTTCGCTGCCGCAAATGCCTCAGCAGCCGATCGTGACGGCTGACGAGAAGACGATCGAGCAGACGGAAGCGCTGCCTGTGACGGTTGACAAGCCGAAGGTCGAGACGCCGAAGAGCATTGACGAACGGTACGAAGAACTGCTTCGCCAGTACGGCATTAAGCACTGA
- the recO gene encoding DNA repair protein RecO, translated as MKRTGVVLRRLVTSEGNASVLLFLRSSGPLWVRLPGASRGSVRFGGAAEPLVWGAYQLQRTRTDVYLREAEVKEDFWKLRSMPNACRQALHWCSLLSRNLLRGFPYDSLLPLLYWSTAALVGGAPPGVVSVRFLWRWLDDWGMAPELERCSLCGDPAGKVGLTDAGPVCPACGAETAADIAGFGGYVRSPSAQPPEELAGRGNDAEKIAEWMEHFFELNR; from the coding sequence ATGAAGCGCACCGGCGTCGTGCTTCGCCGGCTCGTCACGTCGGAAGGGAACGCGAGTGTTCTTCTGTTCCTGCGCTCGTCCGGCCCGCTGTGGGTCCGCCTGCCCGGCGCGTCGCGCGGCTCAGTCCGCTTCGGCGGCGCCGCCGAACCGCTCGTCTGGGGCGCGTATCAGCTCCAGCGGACGCGGACCGACGTCTACCTGCGGGAAGCGGAAGTGAAGGAAGACTTCTGGAAACTTCGCTCCATGCCAAACGCCTGCCGTCAGGCCCTTCACTGGTGCAGCCTGCTGAGCCGGAACCTGCTGCGGGGATTCCCGTACGACTCTCTGCTGCCGCTGCTTTACTGGAGCACTGCTGCCCTCGTCGGCGGCGCGCCGCCCGGCGTGGTATCCGTCCGTTTTTTGTGGCGGTGGCTTGACGACTGGGGTATGGCCCCGGAATTGGAACGGTGTTCGCTCTGCGGCGACCCGGCGGGGAAAGTCGGCTTAACCGACGCCGGCCCGGTTTGCCCGGCCTGCGGCGCTGAAACGGCGGCCGACATCGCCGGCTTCGGCGGGTACGTCAGAAGCCCGTCGGCTCAGCCGCCGGAAGAACTGGCCGGACGGGGAAACGACGCGGAAAAAATAGCTGAATGGATGGAACATTTTTTTGAACTCAATCGTTAG
- a CDS encoding glycine--tRNA ligase subunit alpha, translated as MNFQEIIARLTRYWAQQGCVIRQPYDVEVGAGTMNPATSLRVIGPEPWKVAYVEPSRRPADGRYGENPNRLQHYYQYQVILKPAPENVQELYLGSLAAVGIDPMEHDIRFVEDDWEGATVGAWGLGWEVWLDGMEITQFTYFQQVGGVDMQAVPAEITYGLERIAMFVQKVDNVYDLAWNDSLTYGDVHRQGEVEHSTYNFEFADVSMLMNVFGMFEKECHRLCERGLVLPAWDYALKCSHMFNLLDARGAISVTQRVGYIARIRSLASSCCEAYAAQRREMGYPLKGKF; from the coding sequence ATGAACTTTCAGGAAATCATCGCAAGGCTTACGCGCTATTGGGCCCAGCAGGGCTGCGTGATTCGCCAGCCGTACGACGTCGAAGTCGGCGCCGGGACGATGAACCCGGCAACGTCTCTTCGGGTCATCGGGCCAGAGCCGTGGAAAGTGGCCTACGTCGAGCCGAGCCGGCGGCCTGCTGACGGCCGGTACGGCGAGAACCCCAACCGGCTTCAGCACTACTACCAGTATCAGGTCATCCTCAAACCAGCGCCGGAAAACGTGCAGGAACTCTACCTTGGCAGCCTGGCTGCCGTGGGAATTGACCCGATGGAGCACGACATTCGCTTTGTCGAAGACGACTGGGAAGGCGCCACAGTCGGCGCGTGGGGCCTTGGCTGGGAAGTCTGGCTCGACGGCATGGAGATCACCCAGTTCACCTACTTCCAGCAGGTCGGCGGCGTCGACATGCAGGCCGTCCCGGCGGAAATCACCTACGGCTTGGAGCGGATCGCCATGTTCGTCCAAAAAGTGGACAACGTGTACGACTTGGCGTGGAACGACTCGCTCACCTACGGCGACGTCCACCGACAGGGCGAAGTCGAGCACTCCACCTACAACTTCGAGTTTGCCGACGTGTCCATGCTGATGAACGTCTTCGGCATGTTCGAAAAGGAATGCCACAGGCTGTGCGAGCGCGGGCTCGTCCTTCCGGCGTGGGACTACGCGCTCAAGTGCTCCCACATGTTCAACCTGCTGGACGCCCGAGGCGCCATCAGCGTCACCCAGCGGGTAGGGTACATCGCGCGGATACGGTCTCTCGCGTCGTCCTGCTGTGAGGCGTACGCCGCTCAGCGCCGGGAAATGGGATATCCGTTGAAGGGCAAGTTCTAG
- the glyS gene encoding glycine--tRNA ligase subunit beta, with amino-acid sequence MAKDLVFEIGTEEIPARFMTDALAALKAAAADELEKERIRVRRVDTYGTPRRLVLFLRDVPDRQDDLCEEFKGPAWKNCFDVNGYPTRAAEGFAKSRGVDVSDLIRKPSGNVDYAFAQKSASGLPVEEVLPALLTRVAGKLVFPKNMFWSDPTVRFARPIRWILCLLGDKVIPVELSGVKSGRVTRGHRFMGCSAVEVPDAASYLSVLYDQSVIVDQEKRREKMLAAIASIERELGGTVELEDGLVEENLYLVEYPVPFAGKFDPKYLLLPEEVLITSMKVNQKYFPVRSSSGKLMAMFVGVSNNKPATMDLIREGNERVLRARLEDAAFFWQEDLKKPLSARLDGLKQVVYQEKLGSVYDKTQWMTGYAVWLADQLNLGAEKTLVQRAAQLSKTDLITQMVGEFPELQGVMGRAYAKENGEDPRVALALEEQYLPRSAGDKVPTDIVGALVGLAERIFSMVGAYKLGFRPSGSQDPYGLRRAVRCVNEILWALKIDLDMGKALDEACRTLSLDEEAQKSLREYVASRTFGQLKEQGFPHDLVALAADAEGSNPWQELCLLKAYSSVSAQAWFAGLREAAGRVKNILAKAPSRPETVDAQLFKIDAEKGLWNAVETLREPIAQDVAECRWNDLMERLAGLAPAVAAFFDQVMVMDDDAAVRDNRLALLLHCDRLFSLVGDLSRAGK; translated from the coding sequence ATGGCTAAAGATCTTGTTTTTGAAATCGGAACTGAGGAAATTCCCGCCCGCTTTATGACCGACGCTCTGGCTGCCCTCAAAGCCGCCGCAGCTGACGAGCTCGAAAAAGAGCGGATCCGTGTCCGCCGCGTCGACACCTACGGCACGCCCCGGCGGCTCGTCCTGTTTCTTCGGGACGTTCCTGACCGCCAGGACGACCTGTGCGAGGAGTTCAAAGGCCCGGCGTGGAAAAACTGCTTCGACGTCAACGGATACCCAACCCGCGCCGCCGAAGGCTTTGCCAAAAGCCGGGGCGTCGACGTCTCGGACCTGATTCGCAAGCCCTCCGGCAACGTCGACTACGCGTTCGCCCAGAAATCGGCTTCCGGCCTGCCGGTCGAAGAAGTCCTTCCGGCCCTGCTCACCCGGGTAGCGGGAAAGCTCGTCTTCCCTAAGAACATGTTCTGGAGCGACCCGACGGTCCGCTTTGCCCGGCCTATTCGCTGGATTCTGTGCCTGCTGGGCGACAAAGTTATTCCCGTTGAGCTCAGCGGTGTCAAGAGCGGTCGTGTGACCCGCGGACACCGCTTCATGGGCTGCAGCGCTGTCGAAGTGCCCGACGCGGCAAGCTATCTCTCCGTCCTGTACGACCAGTCGGTCATCGTCGACCAAGAGAAGCGGCGCGAAAAAATGCTCGCGGCCATCGCCTCGATCGAGCGGGAGCTCGGCGGCACAGTCGAACTGGAAGACGGCCTTGTGGAAGAGAACCTCTACTTGGTCGAGTACCCCGTGCCGTTTGCCGGAAAGTTCGACCCCAAGTACCTGCTCCTTCCGGAAGAAGTCCTCATCACCTCGATGAAAGTCAACCAGAAGTACTTCCCGGTCCGTTCCTCGTCGGGCAAGCTCATGGCCATGTTCGTCGGCGTCAGCAACAACAAGCCCGCCACCATGGACCTCATTCGGGAAGGCAACGAACGGGTCCTTCGCGCCAGGCTGGAAGACGCCGCGTTCTTCTGGCAGGAAGACCTGAAAAAGCCGCTGAGCGCCCGGCTTGATGGGCTGAAACAGGTCGTTTATCAAGAAAAACTCGGCTCGGTCTACGACAAAACCCAGTGGATGACCGGCTATGCCGTCTGGCTGGCCGATCAGCTGAACCTCGGCGCTGAAAAAACGCTCGTCCAGAGAGCCGCCCAGCTCTCCAAGACGGACCTGATCACCCAGATGGTCGGCGAGTTCCCCGAACTGCAGGGCGTCATGGGCCGGGCTTACGCCAAGGAAAACGGCGAAGACCCGCGGGTTGCCCTCGCGTTGGAAGAGCAGTACCTGCCCCGCTCAGCGGGCGACAAAGTTCCGACGGACATCGTCGGCGCGTTGGTCGGGCTGGCCGAGCGAATCTTCTCCATGGTCGGCGCCTACAAGCTCGGCTTCCGTCCGTCCGGATCTCAGGACCCGTACGGCCTGCGTCGGGCGGTTCGCTGCGTCAACGAAATCCTCTGGGCCCTGAAAATCGACCTCGACATGGGCAAAGCCCTTGACGAAGCGTGCCGCACCCTCAGCTTGGACGAAGAGGCCCAAAAGTCGCTGCGCGAATACGTCGCCAGCCGGACGTTCGGCCAGCTGAAAGAGCAGGGCTTCCCTCACGACTTAGTCGCTCTGGCCGCCGACGCGGAAGGCTCCAACCCGTGGCAGGAGCTGTGCCTGCTCAAAGCGTACAGCTCGGTGAGCGCTCAGGCGTGGTTCGCCGGCCTTCGGGAAGCCGCCGGCCGGGTGAAAAACATACTGGCCAAAGCGCCGTCCCGTCCCGAAACCGTCGACGCACAGCTGTTCAAAATCGACGCGGAAAAAGGCCTGTGGAACGCCGTTGAAACCCTTCGGGAGCCAATCGCCCAGGACGTGGCGGAGTGCCGCTGGAACGACCTGATGGAGCGTCTTGCCGGCCTTGCCCCAGCAGTCGCCGCGTTTTTCGACCAAGTCATGGTCATGGACGACGACGCGGCCGTCAGGGACAACCGGCTGGCCCTTCTCCTGCACTGCGACCGGCTGTTCAGCCTCGTGGGCGACTTGAGCCGGGCCGGTAAGTAA